A single region of the Cereibacter sphaeroides 2.4.1 genome encodes:
- a CDS encoding dipeptidase, translated as MTETIPVFDGHNDFLLRLLRNPANRETIWLKGDGTGHLDLPRMKEGGFAGGFFAIYVPSPQAHDAAHFEAMMDAPPFELPLPPMIRAEQAQPVALAMAGHLLWMERAARGRFKVCRTAAEVRSCHADGIVSGIMHMEGAEAIGADLDALHLFHSLGLRSLGPVWSRPTVFGHGVPFRFPGSPDTGEGLTEAGRRLVAECNRLKIMLDLSHLNEKGFDDVARLSDAPLVATHSNAHAVTPSTRNLTDRQLAMIRESRGMVGLNFATSFLREDGRRSAEMGWEPVLRHLDHLIDRLGEDHVGMGSDFDGATIPQGIADVTGLPALQAAMRAHGYDEPLMRKLCHENWYGLLERSWGA; from the coding sequence ATGACCGAGACGATCCCCGTCTTCGACGGACACAACGACTTCCTCCTGCGCCTCCTGCGCAATCCCGCCAACCGCGAGACGATCTGGCTGAAGGGCGACGGCACCGGCCATCTCGACCTGCCGCGGATGAAGGAGGGCGGCTTTGCGGGCGGCTTCTTCGCCATCTACGTCCCCTCGCCGCAGGCCCACGATGCCGCGCATTTCGAGGCGATGATGGACGCTCCGCCCTTCGAACTGCCGCTGCCCCCGATGATCCGGGCCGAGCAGGCGCAGCCCGTGGCCCTCGCCATGGCGGGGCACCTGCTCTGGATGGAACGCGCGGCCCGCGGCCGCTTCAAGGTCTGCCGCACGGCGGCCGAGGTCCGGTCCTGCCATGCCGACGGCATCGTCTCGGGCATCATGCATATGGAGGGCGCCGAGGCGATCGGGGCGGATCTCGATGCGCTCCACCTCTTCCATTCGCTGGGCCTGCGCTCGCTCGGCCCGGTCTGGAGCCGCCCCACGGTGTTCGGCCACGGCGTGCCCTTCCGCTTCCCCGGCTCGCCCGATACCGGCGAGGGGCTGACCGAGGCGGGGCGTCGCCTCGTGGCCGAATGCAACCGGCTGAAGATCATGCTCGACCTCTCGCACCTGAACGAAAAGGGCTTCGACGATGTCGCGCGCCTGAGCGACGCGCCGCTGGTCGCGACCCATTCCAACGCCCATGCGGTCACGCCCTCGACCCGCAACCTGACCGACCGCCAGCTCGCGATGATCCGCGAGAGCCGGGGCATGGTGGGGCTGAATTTCGCCACCTCCTTCCTGCGCGAGGACGGCCGACGCTCGGCCGAGATGGGCTGGGAGCCGGTGCTGCGCCATCTCGATCATCTGATCGACCGGCTGGGCGAGGATCATGTGGGGATGGGCTCGGACTTCGACGGGGCCACGATCCCGCAGGGCATCGCCGACGTGACCGGCCTGCCCGCGCTGCAGGCCGCGATGCGCGCCCATGGCTACGACGAGCCGCTGATGCGCAAGCTCTGCCACGAGAACTGGTACGGGCTTCTGGAGCGCAGCTGGGGGGCCTGA
- a CDS encoding ABC transporter ATP-binding protein gives MALIDLSGLHVRFGEVHAVRGVSFQVDQGESYGIVGESGSGKSTVLRAICGLAPISAGAVTLAGEELWRRRSAGFHRRVQMVFQDPYASLHPRHTIDRVLAEPLAIHGFDDCEARILRALDEVGLGQGFRFRYPHQLSGGQRQRVAIARALILEPRVMLLDEPTSALDASIQAEVLNLLDRLRAERGLTYILVSHDLAVVAHMCERLLVMQHGQAVEELTRDGLRARAAREPYTRDLLAASEGYRPAESSP, from the coding sequence ATGGCGTTGATCGACCTCTCCGGCCTCCATGTCCGCTTCGGCGAGGTCCATGCCGTGCGCGGCGTCTCGTTCCAGGTGGACCAAGGCGAAAGCTACGGCATCGTGGGCGAGAGCGGTTCGGGCAAGTCCACGGTGCTCCGCGCGATCTGCGGGCTGGCGCCGATCTCGGCGGGCGCCGTCACGCTGGCGGGCGAGGAGCTCTGGCGCCGCCGCTCGGCCGGGTTCCACCGCCGGGTGCAGATGGTGTTTCAGGACCCCTATGCCTCGCTCCATCCCCGCCACACGATCGACCGCGTGCTGGCCGAGCCGCTGGCGATCCACGGCTTCGACGACTGCGAGGCCCGCATCCTGCGCGCGCTCGACGAGGTGGGTCTGGGCCAGGGCTTCCGCTTCCGCTATCCCCACCAGCTTTCGGGCGGACAGCGGCAGCGGGTGGCTATCGCCCGCGCCCTGATCCTCGAGCCGCGGGTGATGCTGCTCGACGAGCCGACCTCCGCGCTCGATGCCTCGATCCAGGCCGAGGTGCTGAACCTCCTCGACCGGCTGCGGGCGGAGCGGGGGCTCACCTACATTCTCGTCTCGCACGATCTGGCCGTCGTGGCGCACATGTGCGAGCGTCTCCTCGTGATGCAGCACGGGCAGGCGGTCGAGGAACTGACCCGAGACGGCCTCCGGGCCCGGGCCGCGCGCGAACCCTACACCCGGGACCTTCTGGCCGCGTCCGAAGGCTACCGCCCCGCCGAGAGCAGCCCATGA